The Oryzias latipes chromosome 16, ASM223467v1 genomic sequence ATGCACGAGCAGCATTCCAAAGAAACGGATATCCAATCTGTTTTGGAAACGTTCTGAGGGTATGCACGGATTTCAGGCAGCAACACCAGCTTTACAtgtcaaaatgtaaattgttttcGCTATTCTACTCACAAATATCATAATGAAAcactccaaaacagtttttggaggttaactgtatatatttcatactgaaagcagtttaaaaacattttagtatcCAGTTGTtctcaaataaaacacttaaatttgACTTCagttcaaagtttgtttttttacttgctgGTATTTGCATTAAATGACATTCCAAACAACTCCTTTTTTCccaattttatttgagatgtaTGTACATAATATGCAAAGTTCGCTGAACAATAAGTAAAAAGAATAACAGAAAAATTTATAAGGATTTGAAAATTACaggcaaaaacatttgtattaaaagagaaacaattttTAGTTTCCTCACAAACCAACAAGGGTTTTGTTTAATTCACACAAAGAATAGAGGATGAACTCCTGAGGACCAGACTGTGTGGACGACCCAGCAGCCCCCCCCTGAAGCCCTTAAATTTTAGTTCAAGTTGGAGACTTGTGTCATAAATAACCGGAAGACAAAAACGATTTTTAGAATGTTCTCTAAAAATTGTGTTGAGAGAAAATGGCCGTCCCTGGTACACATGATGCGCTGCTGTCCCCTAATGGGTTAGTGCGGGGGTCGACAACCtgcggctcaggagccgcatgcggctcaggagcgctgccctagtggctccctggagcattttcaaaaatgtaaaaaaatggggcagagtaatatattttttgttttaacatggtttatgtattaggaaaaacaagacaaacattcttaactgtttccaatgctgtaaaaatgtgtagaataaatattaaatttcaacattcatagcctgcgacacacgtttctaccagcagggcagcgttaggcaggtggctgatggaaatgaaccaccgtcagttccgtACATTGCTTAACAATTCACCCTCCACTCAGCGAGGAGAACGTCACAACGCCGTTCCACGGCTGGGGCATTAAATATCAAGACAATCTGCTCTCTAACattaccaagaaaaaaactcattacggtttgttggtgctgctgatcagttagagggcccacaaattaaatttcgcttagggcccccggaagaccagggccggccctgcaTTCAGGTCTTTTCTTAGGGGGGCTGGAATgggtcaaaaacaacaaacaaaaccggATCTTTGTTGGGGAAACAAACATCActgaatcaaaatgaaaacatccaAGAAGTAGCCTATAATTTCTGTTAAGATTAGATATAAATGccctattctattctaaattcaagtataacattttttattttttcagtaatTACTAAAACTGCTAGTTGCAAAACCAATAAGCCTTTTGCAGCCTTTTTTAAACCACTCATTGTACTGACTGCGTACCAGAAGGCAGCCAAGAGAAATGAATTCAAAGATAAGAAACTTTCCacagaacacaaacagaaaaagttcaAGCAAACAGGAAATTAACTACGGTAGTCATGTAAAAAACAACACGAAAtctaagataaaacaaaaaaagtattattttgttgtagtaaaaaaattactaaaattgtttttgttttgttacacaaAAGATCATCCACTGCCAACAGAAATAATAGACttcttttaataatattttcttatttatgaGCTAAGAAGAATTATGAATTCTGAGGCTCAtaacttgtttttctgcagaacctcactgGAAATATGTTTGATGCTAATAGTTATGATTTGGTGaaagaaatcaaaacattttagcATCTAATTGGGATTTCCTGTGGGACAGACAGACAAAATGTGAATCCCTGACAAACTGGACATCATAGTGATGGACAAGAAGGAGAAGAAGGTTGTGGTTATAGATGTCAAAACCCCGACAACTGGGGCTGTGATGGGGTAACCCAGTCCAGAAGTGTGCAGGTCTATGGGCCTTTAAGATCAGTTTATTTTACAGATGTGAAAGTAACAAACTCGTTTACATTGGATTGCCTCAACATGCGTCAAAAAAGATGATCTGAAGTCTGTCATCCTTCCCTGGTGTAAGCTGCTTAAATAGGACTCTCACATTAATCATGTACATAGAAAACCACGCAACCATATACCTGAATCTGTTACAGTcgaaacaaacatttaacacattttattctCCATAAAATTCAATATAATTTTGTTAGTTTgtaagaaaaaattaaatatttgaaatgcCTAACGTAAACAGGAAAACTCGGTGTCGGCCTCTTGGTATGCTGCAGTTCCACCCCTATTCGACAGATGGCGGTAGTCGGCAGAAAGGTTATCGGTACGCTAACCATCAATAAAAGAAGAAGGCTGTAGAGGTAAATAACTCCACGATTTgtaataaaattacattttaaaatgatcagatGTCATCTACGGTTATGTTTATAATAGAATTGCGTTTAAAGTTTGAGGAGTAAAGaagttgttttctgttttgacacCATTACGTAACGTAgggtttgttttaaattaagctAGCAGCTCATGCTAACAGACGACCGGAGTCTTCGTCTAAAGGTAATTCGCTTTTCTTTACCGGTTTAAATGCAACTATTGTTGCGCTTTTGATGTATATACGTTCATAATTCTCTAAAATAACAGAGTTTAAGGCTCCAGTGCCCCCAAAATGACCTCACCTTAGAAAAACTGGCGCCCTCGTGTTTTGTAGTTATTGTCACTATTTTACATCGATGTTTTTGATAAAACTCACCCGCGATCGATGCTTTAAAcgattatatttgttttttaaacaacaaaaaggttttaaattttgaaaCTGAAACATCCAGGAAAgcggaaaataaaaacaagactgCAGATCATTTTTCAGCTTAGTCGAATAACCATAATAACTGTTAGTGTTTACATctctgagataaaaaaaaaatgtatagtaaatataaacatttctcAGTGTGTGGTTAAGGAAGATAAGATAGAAAGACAGActtaattttaagttttaagtTAAATTCTAAGTTAATAGTTTTAAAgttatctgttttgttttacaaagtTTTGCTCCAAATTCCAGTTTGTttcaccttttttctgttttgtctttgcgttttatttccttcctttattttaagaaaactttGAAACTAAACTTTTACCAAATCTTTATATCTAAACTAAGCAAAtattatttcttaaataaaacacagcTTGAGCTGAAAAATTAAATCAGCAGATTAGTTTTCTTCTATATGAAATGAATTTggcttttaagaaaagtttttcttcataaaacaatattttttttaacatatatttTTAGATAAGTACTCCTTTTATTAAGTAAAtacttttgaagaaaaatagtAATTATAATTGATCAAACTTATTCTCCAGCCATGTTTACTATTCTTTATTTCTCTTCTAAAACTCCTTTtcttttgaactgtttttttttgtgtaaaaatatttaaataaataaccaattatatatatatttaaatcacAGTTCATCTACCTGATTTAGacaaatttgatcattttttctttctttctttttttaaaataaaagctacaTTGATGATTTAAAGTTGGTTAAAGGTATTTGCCTCCTGATCTCATTTACCATCGTGGCCTGACGGAGCTCTGCTGTAACTCCTCCACCAGGTGGTGTCCCGCCCCGATGCTCCCCTGTGTCCTGCGTTCCGCCCGGCCCGCCTCAGTCCGCCTCTCCGCAGCCCGGCCTTTGGCTCACGTCAGGCCGCACATGGACCCTGACCCCAGCCGCCCTGTGGAGCGGGCCATCCGGACCAAACTGACCGAGGCCCTCAAACCCGACCACTTGGAGATCCACAACGAAAGCCACATGCACGCCGTTCCTCCGGGATCCGAATCCCATTTCCGCGTTCTGGTGGTCAGCTCTCAGTTCCAGGGCCTGCCTCTGATTCAGCGCCACCGCCTGGTTAACGATGCCCTGAAGGAGGAGCTCAGCAGCCGCGTGCACGCTCTGGCCATCCAGGCAAAGACTCCTGAGCAGTGGGAGAGCAGCCCCGCCCTGGCAAAGAGTCCGGCATGCATGGGGGGTTCGAGGGGCGACCACACagtggaggagaagctgaaggCCGGCCGAGAGTGACAGTTCATGTAGCGATGAGTGggatgcagtgtgtgtgtcaccAACAAGGACTGTGAATGTAAATAAAAGATGACATTATAACAAATTCAAAAgctgttttgaaaaactttattgatcatttGTATCAATGTAACGGAACTtaatttctattaaaaacaaaaaatcgtaaaaatgctttcaattattaaaaaaaaaaaaaactacatttttccaACACAGGAAAATGTTGAGAATGGTGAGTTCATCATTTCCTTCCAACCATCCATTTTTTATATccattttggggtcatggggtgtcagtctgtcacagggcacaCAACTACTCCCACTCACACCTTGGAGTAACCAATTACTTGACCTATGAAACACGCTTCTGGACGGTGAGGGGAAGCAAAGTTCCTGGAGAAATGTcccgcatgcatggggagaagatgcaaactccacacacaaaGAAGGTCCCAGGATTCTAACcagattttcagtttttagtactttattcttgtttgttCGGTTTGGATCGCTGTTTTCACAAAAGTTGGACTATTTGTTAGCAATATCTATGCTGATCGTCACGACGGGTCAAATAAaacatcagttcagagaaaacGTTCACCTCtaaccacttgtttttgttcagatgaagaagctaaagtttgttttaaagaagccagcacagtgatacagaacatttcagctatgtgaccagaacttcttttaaataaataaaataaatttatactgtattcatccctcaatggggaaattcttctccgcatttgacccatcccctgggggagcggtgagctgcagctgaaccgcgctcgggaggcagtagtgttaagggccttgcctaaggacccccactgggtgatgggggctcgccattgatatggtaattgccccccagtaccattgcttattcccctctgggaatcgaaccctggattcctgcatggtagcttgtcaccttaccaaccgagccacCCAGCCACTAAAGGTGTGTGttctcactttttaatccacacccagcatccaatcagaatcgagtattcaccacTAACATTGCGCTGCTTTCAGGCCATTCCAAACCCTGTGACATAACAGAAAATAGAAAACCAATAGTGGCGCagattgtttgttgttttaacaaGCCCTGAGATGCCGCCCACCTTTAAAATTGCACCCCGGGCAATCGCCCGTACAGCTTTGCGTAAAATGCTACTGACTGAACAGAAAAATCACAGTTTTGTtcagtctgtcttttttttttctgttgccataaattaaaaatggcatttttttctaaaaaaacaaagcaaaatcaAAACGTTTCAAAGTAGGAGTGTACACAtcctaaaatcaaaataacaatacttttcatgaattaaaaacaatgcACACGGAGAGCCTTAAAGTAATCATCTCAGGATTCTTTCCCGAATCTGATCGGTGGATATATTGCAGATGGAAACGTATAAAATGCGGAGAAAACGACTGCAATTGCTGTGAAGAAGATGAATTACATACAGTGGGCGGCGCACGACGTGTTTTACCCCACCCACATTGAGCCACGCCTTGGTCTGAGTACTGCAGCCAGGGAAGTTcaaatttttgaaataaatgtctGGGCTACTAAAGGCAGAAACACGATAcgtacatccatctttgcataAGTTCAGATGTGTTTTTACGTAGGTAAAACCCAGAAACGCTGCCGAGGTCAAAGTTGAAGTCATAAATTGGCGGCACACACAAGCAGCCTCCAGTCGTCCTACTTCTTATATGTATATACTGAATATGGTCATAGTgtgattttcacaaaaaaagaagaaaaaagaacccCTTCTTTCATGTAGAGTGTCAAAAAGGAGAGTTTTTGAAGGGGTTGTATTACTTTACttaatttttatgttgtttttacctTATCTCTAATTGTtctgcacattttatttttctcgcAGCAGGATCAATAAAGTTGATCTTATTTTATCCTCTCTAACACACtcttaataaatattaaataaaaataattcaaacaagaaaaaatgcgtgggataaaataaaataaatggaaaaaatatatatttgaataaaacatgaaaggTTTTGAATGaaactgactttaaaaaactaggaaaaaaaaatgttaagctcATGGTGATGTCTCAACACAAGAGGGCAGCATTTGAACAGATGAtggttttgtggtttttaaaaaatgggctGTTTCAATGAACACCAACATGAATGTCAATAATGtttgtagagtttttttttaaggaacccTGATCTGtcaagcagaaataatgtttttttttcatgatatgtgGAGATTTTTTGGcttaaaccagaaaaaaaaatcacccaaTCAGGATCCATTCTCCCATTTAGTCTCTGCTCACCTTTGATTTGTGTTCTTTGCCTGTGAACTCTGCGTTGCTGTGCCTTCGCTGCAAGGCCGGCATCATCTTAAGGTAGCGGCGTGTCTTTTGCCAACATCTCCCTCCGCTGAGGTTTGACGGACAGCCTGTCAGGACTCACAAAAGGCTCCGGTGAGGAGGGAGAACAGCTGGTGTCactggtttggaaaaaaaaggaaaatagtaACACAACCACTTTATGACCCCTGCCACTCATTAGAGCCTGGAGGGGCCGGGCTGCAGGAGAAAGCTGTTTGTCCGGGATGAACTGCCGGCAGACCTGCAGTCTGTCTCAGAAATGAGGCGTGTGTGTCAGAAGTGCTTGGGCCCGGTCAGGTGGAGTGCACAGACATGtctctgcaggttctgcagTCCTTCACCTCTGAAGTCCAGGCGGTAAAATTACAGGCTgtcaggaggagcagaggagaaagTTTTTGTAATGTGGAAAAAGCAAAATCAAGTTTAATGTGGATAAACACTCTTTTGACTTGTTGTGTAAATaagacacacattttttttgcatttgactGATGGTTTTCGGATGAAATAAGATTTTAATTGATTGTGACATGTTGAAGCCCGTAGAAGCGACCAGAATTCCACATGAAGGTTTTTGGTTAAACTCTTGCTGTACTTTAGCTCAAAAAAACCTATGGtggcagaaaaacatcagaaatgtgttctgtggtccacttggtctgTGGTTTAAATCccacatcattttattttgaaggaaaaatgggTTCTTACAGGTTcatagagaaaattaaaaaataaagtattttggGAGAACCAAAAGCTAAAGTTGTTTAAGCTTATTTTTAGTTCAATGTGTCTTGAGATTACTAAACCGTTGCCACTTTTTGCAAGTTGGTGATTTTTCTCAGTCATGAGCTCTTTCTCACGGACACGCGGGGTGGGCCGCTGTCCGCCAGGCCTCCTCCAGCAGTGACAGATCAGTGTTGGGTTGCCAGGTTCTGGCCCATGAGGTCTGGAGGGGTCCTGCAGGTCAGTGGGAACCCACTTTGTGTGCGTCAGAGCTGCGGGACAGACGGTACCAGGATTGGCTGGGAAACCCAGGCGGGGCAGAGTTCCCCGCAACAAGCTGCCCGCTGATTTACGCCTCGGCTCTGGAACGGAGGGCCACGGGGCCGGGGGGGACTCCTGACCTCTGCTGGTTGCGGGGTCATCCATTACTGGGGATGGTTCTCTGAGAAGAAGGGCTGGTCTGGTCTTCCTGGGGGACCAGCGAGCTGCATGGGTGCACAGAAACACAAGCGACACCAAATCCACAGCCTGATGGCAGAAATCTGCAGCCTAAGTGAAAAAAATCCTCTCAGCTGATAAACCTGAAGAGGAagtttgtatttaaataaattaattctgTAATTTATTGCATCAGAATAATCAGAGTTCGTTACTTTGCTTTCATGGTGTGAAAAGCTGAATCTAACGTGGTAAAAGGCTGTTAAAGCCATTTAATTagaaagacccccccccccccacacacacacacacaccccaacccccccccagctccctctcacaccacacactgactaATGAAACAGTGAATGGAGCCTGGAAGGAGGAGGACAAAGGCGGAGATGAAGAAAAGACAATATCCTTGTGTGGGAGAATTAGTTACACTCAGTAGTCTAAGTATTCAAAGCAAagatgaaggggggggggggggtagggagAGGGGATTAGGAGTAAAGTCCACACAGGTGGGCTTCTGAGGGGAGGGGGTGTCACATGACAGGACGTTACCTCGCTTGATAAACAACAGCCGCGCTTCACAGGAAAGGAGGAAGGGAGTGATTTTATAGGCGGAATGAGCCGCAGCTCCACATCGGGCTCTCATTAGGACAAATCTCCCAGGTGTGCCGCGTCTGAGCTGCGGGGGCTCAGGCGCTGTACGGGGGGGGCGCAGCAGCTCTGCCTGCCATCGCCATGCTGCCAACCGTTGTGTGTGACGGGAGTCAGCTTTGTGTCCTGCACGGTTGATGGAGACCCGTCTGTCTGCAGAGGTCAACCGTCacctgtgaccccccccccccccaccacttACCAAGAGCGTCTTCTAAGAAACGTGGagccacaatttttttttacctcaaagtTGTGTATTCActcattttaaaattcaaattaatggCGTAGGATTTGGAATCTTCCACAAAAACTttcactttggaaaaaaaattgcttttgttgtgcaaagaaatgtaaaaaaaaatcctagttAAAGATGAAAAACTACAATAAAACTTTAGTAATTGTGAAAgttgatgatttatttttttatttattttttgcatagaAGTCAGCGAAGACCGTGCAGCGTCCCGCTCTGCGTCTGGACGGTTCCTCCCGGATACAGATTTACAAACTACAGTGACTGCAGGTGGGTCAGGTCAACAGGGAAGCACTGAGTGGTTTGTTTCATCTCCATATGAAATactcaaagcagaaacaaacatACCAACAACCATTTCCTCATATTTAGGAATGTATTTCATAGATTTCAAAGAAGTGAAACTATTTAAAAGGTTCCATAACTCAAAATTACTTAAAATgttacacaaaaatacaaactgacAATGTTGGAAAGGAATattagtaaattaaaaaaaaaccttatgggaaaatgcattttgctttccacttttttctttgcttaaaactttttttatttttgcttttttggttttttttgctttcaaacaaatattttaatttggagtgggtctttaacccttgtgctatcttagatgaccccacccttacattgacgtgttctccctaccatgacaaaggtggataaaggtggaaagatttcatgtaatccatggacaccagtgaagatcacaaatcattgaagaaaaaaggttcagagcgctgtccagtgggtctagatgacccatctcccaatgttaaagtgcccaggatagcacaagggttacagaaagaAGGCAtcaaagagaaagagaaaaaagtttcCAACTTTGGTGCATGGTTTAGTTGCAGCCAAAACGACAAAGTTTGCGACGAGAGATGCGGCAGACGAGGCAGCTGTCCGCAGCGTTAACGTCTGTATCGGTACTGATGTGTGACGGCCTGTTTGTTAACGCATATTTGCCTCTCAGTCACCCACATGATTGCAGCAATAAGGCATGTCAGTTTTTCCCGGGGGCGTGGAGGCATGGGGCTGGTTCGGCTGGTTTTGGGGCCAAAGTGCACAGGCCAAAGCCCTCTCACACCGACATGCCCCCCCTCCAGGGCGCTAACCAAAGGAGTGTGCATGTTGAGACAGCCGGGTCACAGATAAGACTCTTTCTAGCCTTCCTCATTATCCTCTCAGCCCTCTGCCTCTGTGATCTTCCTGCTGCCTAGCTTTGAACCTGTCCCTCATTCCTGCTGCGCCCCTTTATCTCCACCTGCTGTCAATCATTCTCCATGCACGCTCTGCCTCGGTGGCTCTCCTCATAAACTTGTTTTGACCCCTCTCCGTCAGCTCCCATCCAGAGTCttaaatgtttccttttgtcTAAGTCCCTCAAAATCTTCCCAGGATTCCCAGTTTCTCTTGCCTCCATTTCCACCCTCATCTTGCAGCTCTGGGTCTTAAGGTGGATTACAGTCACTTAACCCCCCGGAGAACTCAGCACCCCCTCTGATCATGTTTATATCTCATACACAGCCTGAAGCTATTATCATATCACCATCTCGTGTTATCACTTCCACCCCTGGGCATTACTCAGCGCTGATGTTTTCAGTCCAGAGGTTGTAAGTTATTCAAACATCAGTGTTTGGGAATATTTGGGGGCTTTGAGTGACAGCTGCTCTGGATGTTACACTCCTAAACCTCATGTATGTTTGTGATCGCTTTCTAGTTCAGCAATCAACGCATACATAGTTTTTACAGATGCATTTATGTAATCTGACTATTTTATTCTCatgtaaatgtgagtttttttctttttggaagcATGGCAGAgactcaaaatgaaaagtttctTTTACATTATGCTTAATGCAATAAGTACAATAACTCTGCTATTGAGACATACGATTTTTATAAGCACGATTTAACAAAAGTAAAGCCTTTTTATCTCCTTTCCTAATGAATTACATGAATTACTATAACctcttttacatgttttacagctgctgctgttcacCTCCTGACCAGCAGTTCTGAGTGTATAACTCATTTAATCCCTTCACTGACtgtaactattaaaaaaaaaaatcaattcaaagCTGAGAATGTTTGTTTTATAAAGTTGTCTAAAATCCACTTTATCCAAAGATCTTCTAATTTCTCGCCCAGGTCCAAATGACAGGGATTGTTTGTGATGGATTCCCAAATTCTTTTCTTAGTTCCCCTGTGGTTTAAAGactactgtttttgtttttgtttgtttttaagtttccCCCTGCTCAGCTGGGTAATGACAGTGATACCTGGAGGGCGTCATGGGTTGGACCGGCCTCCCTGATTTGAACctgaacattcattcattcattcattcattcattcattcattcattcattcattcattcattcatcttcttccgtttt encodes the following:
- the bola1 gene encoding bolA-like protein 1 translates to MLPCVLRSARPASVRLSAARPLAHVRPHMDPDPSRPVERAIRTKLTEALKPDHLEIHNESHMHAVPPGSESHFRVLVVSSQFQGLPLIQRHRLVNDALKEELSSRVHALAIQAKTPEQWESSPALAKSPACMGGSRGDHTVEEKLKAGRE